The genomic interval CTGCCCAGGGATGGGCCTCGGCACCAGCCGCACCTGCCGCCATCAGCGTCGGCAGGGTCTCGGCCGCGTAGAGACGCTCGGGTGGCTCCTCGCAGTACCAGACGCGCCGGGGGCCCGCTCCCGGCGGCCAGGCCCCGGCCACCCACAGCGTCGCGGGGAAGTTGTGGGCCACCACGACGTCGGCATCCCGCGCCAGGCTCGCCAAGCGTCGCGCGCGGAAACGCGGCCGTACCGCGCGGGGCACCAGGCGATCGCTGCGCTTCTCGATCCGATGGACGGGAAGCCCGTCCCACGCACCGTCCGGCCAGGCCGACGCCGAGAAGCGCGCGGTCGCGATCGAGACGGCGTAGCCGCGGGCGCGCAGCCCGCGCGAGATGTCGAGCACGACGTTCTCCGCGCCCCCTCGGCGGTCGAGGCGCGGGTGAACCATCCACACCTGGCGGACGGGCTGCGTGCGGGCGGGCTCGGGACCGGACTCCACCAAGGGTGGTGTCACGCCTGGCGCCCGGTCGCGCGCAACAGCGTCGCTTCGAGGGCATCGGTGCCGCGCTCCCAGTCGAAACGCGCACAGCGTTCCCGGCCTACCTCACCCATCGCGCGGGCCCGCTCGGGGTCGGCGAGTACGCGGCGCAGTGCGCCCGCGAGCGCCGAGACATCGTGGGGGTCGACGAGGTAACCGGTGTGCTCGTCGACCACGATCTCGGTGCCACCGCCGCTCGCGCTCGCGATCACCGGGAGTCCAGAGCTACCGGCCTCGACGTACGAGATGCCGAAACCCTCGCCGGCCTTCCCTGGCGCCGTGCGACCCGAGGGCATCACGTAGCAGTCCGCGGCGCGGTAGTACTCACGGGTGTCGGGGACGCCGCCCTCGAAACGCACCGCAGACCCCAGACCGAGGGCGGCGGCGCGCGCCTCGAGCGCCGCCTGCTCACCCCCCGTCCCGACGATCAGATAGAGCAGATCCGGGAAGGCGTCGCGCAGCTGAGCCATCGCCTCGATGACGCGGACGTGCCCCTTGTTCGCGGCGATCCGGGAAACGGTCAGCAGCACGGGTCGCTCGCCGAGCCCCAGCTTCTCGCGCGCCGCGGCGCGGGCCGACGGGTCGGGGGTGAAGGCCGCGGTATCGACGCCGGGGTGGACGACCTCGATCGGGGCGTTCGGCCGCAGGGTCGCGACGCGGTCGGCGGTGTTCTGGCTGTTGACGACGATCCGGGTCGCGCCGTGCAGGCCGTAGCGACGCCGCACCCGCCAGCGACCGATCGGTCCGCGACGCGTGTGCTTGCCGCCGAGCTCGTGCACCGAGACCACGACCGGCGCGAACGGGTAGGCCACGGGAACCACGCGCTCGAGGAGCCGCGAGGCGCGCGACACGAACACCACGTCCGGTGCGACCTCGCGCAGCCAGACCTCGAGACCCGACGACGAGAAGCCGGCGCCCACCCGCAAGAGCGGCACCCGCTGGATCGGGAAGTCGAAGGCGGCGTCCGCCGTGCGCTCGGCGGGACGGCCCTCGCTCCAGGTGAACAGGCGCAGGTCGTGCCCACGCGCCGCAAGTTGCCGCGCGTACTCGGCGTTGTAGAGCTCGGTGCCGCCCACATCCGGCGGGAATCCGAGCGCCACGAAGGCGATGCGCAGAGCCGTCACGCCGCGGAAGCTAGCAAGCCCGCGTCGGGTTCCGACCCCGCGAAGGCCACCCGGGCCGACACGGACCGGCTAGGACGACGCCGCGTCTCCGGCGCCGGCTCTCGCGGTACCCGCGGCACTCCAGTGCGCTTCGCGTGCGGTCAGGATCCGCTGGAAGCGCGTCAGCTCGCCGTCCGCGGGCCACGCCTGCTGGTGCAGGAGTCGCCCGTTCGGCGTGACCAGAGCCAGCCACGGAAGGCCTTCGGCTTCGTTCAAGTAGGCCTCGGTGCCGCCCCGGGTGTGCCGCTGCAGGAGCCAGGGCATCGTCCAGCCGAGTTCGAAGAGCACGTCGAAGATCTCCTGGTCGGTGATCTCCCCCTGAAAGAGCATGACGACGCGCACGCGGTCCGTCGCGTCGAGGGCCGAGAGCGGCTCCTGCATCTGCGCCAAGAGCGCCCGGTCCAAGGGCATCCCGACGAGCAGCAGGTCGCGGTGAGCGGCGTCGGTGCGCCGGTAGGCGCGCCAGGGCTCCCAGCGCGGGTCGCCCAGCGCTCTCCCGATCATGCGCGTCGCGTTGTCGATCTTGCCGTCGTTTCCTTCCGCCCGAAGCGCCTTCGTCTGCTCCAGGACATCCGTCATCCCGACCGGGACCGAGTGCATGCCGTAGCGCCCGAAGTCGACGCGCAGATGTTCGGCGTCCTCGACGCGCATCAGGAGGCCACGCTGCTGGGCGATCGGCTGCTCGCCTTCCGGCGCCCAGGGTTCATCGAGATGGACGCGGTAGGGCCAGTAGTCGTCGAGGATGGGCAGCGTCTGCGCCGTGACCGGCGCGCCGGCCGGCGCGGTCGCGACGAGGATGGGGGATTCTGCAGGGCTGCAGGAAGCGAGGAGCGCTCCCAGCCAGCCGAGGAAGAAGATCGTGAGCGGTCGCTTCGTTCGAGAGGTCATGAAGATCCAGCTGTCCTGCCGCGAGGGGGAGAGGGAAGCGAGCGAAGGGCCGCCACCCTCGCGGGTGACGGCCCTCGCTACTCCTCGGACTTGCGTGAGCTACGAGCGGTTCCGCCGGCGCAGCAGGCCCAGCACCAGCAGGGCACCCGCGGCGAGCGAGGGGGCAGCCCCCGGCTCGGGCAGGATCCCGCCGACGCTCATGGCCGACCAGCCGTCGGAGAAGACCCCGCCGGTCCCCACCGCACCGCGGTAGGTCGCGGTGGCGTCCGGGCAGCCCACGAGGGTCGGGTCCACACCGTCGGTAGCGAGGCTGATCGGCGTCGGGTTGAGCGCCGTGGCGAGGGTGCCCATCAGCTTGCCGCGACCGTTCGAGACCGTGCCCTTGGGATCCCAGAAGGGACCCTCGTTCACGAGCTGCTCGGCCGAGGTCTCGATGTTCGGACCGACACCGACGCGGGCATCCCCCGTGGCGAAGGCCTCGAGGCCACAGGAATTCACGGCCGGCGAGTCCGACACGGTGAGGGCCACGATCTCGATGCCCTCGTCGCCACCCACGACACCGCAGGCCGCGCCGCAGACGCGGTCGCCCGGCGTCGGCACGCCCGAGCAGGGCGGGATCGCGCCACCGCCGGTGACGTTCACCGCGTCCGCGCCACCCAGCGAGTTCGTGGTGTTCACGATGATCGAGTTCGCCACCGTGCCCCCGAAGCCGTTGCGCATGGTGAAGCCGCGGTTGCCGGCCTCGTCGACCACGGCGGGGTTCGTACCGCCGTCGACGTCGCCGTTCCCGAAGATCGTCAGGTTGCAGATCGACACGTCCGGGACCGGGCTGGCCACGACGTTCGGGCTGTCGTCGCCGTCGAGCTCACCGCCGCGGTCGCCCGAGGCCGCACCGTAGTCGTCGCTGTCGTCCTCTTCGAAGAAGGGCGAGAGCACGATCGCGTTCTGGATGGCGCCGGTGTAGCCCTGGTCGGTGTCGAGCGAGTCGTCGCCGATGTAGGCGAGCAGCACGTTGGTGCAGTCGTTGGTGCCACCGAACCACTCGATGCCGTCGTCCTGGTTGGCGTAGATCTCGATGTGGTCGCAGGTCGTGCCCGAACCGACGCCCGCGAAGGTGATGCCGTTCAGCTCGTTGCCCGCACCGATCTCGTCACCCGCGTGGCGCAGCGAGATGTAGGCGAGGTCGCCCGAGTCGTCCCCAGGCGTGGAACCGCCGTAGAGCTGACCGGCGGTGCCTTCCACCCGGCCGATGCCCGTGCCGAAGCCCAGGTCGTTGGCGAGGTTGGTCGGAGCGAAGCCGGCAACCGTGATGCCACCCCAGAGGCGCACGTTCGCGTCGCCCGCCGTGTTCAAGGGAGCGAGCGGGTTGGTGGCCGGGGTGTCGTCGAGGAAGTTGCCCTCGCCGTCCGCCAGCACCCACTTCCGCGGCAGGCTCGGCGAGCCGCCGGTCATCTCCGGCACGCCGTCGTCGTCGGTATCGACCGCAGCGGTGGTGAAGATGATCGGGCTGCTCGGCGTTCCCACGGCGGTCAGCGTGCCGCCCCGGAAGATCTGCAGCGATCCCGGGGCGCCCGGGTCCGGCGTGTTGAACGGGATGTCTCGGGGCTGGCCACGGACGATGCAGCCCGCCTCGATGGTGAGGCTGCCGGTCACCACGACCGGGCCCTGAAGCAGCATGGTGTCTTCGTCGTCGCACCAGGTCTCGGAGCCGGCGATCGTCCCGGCCGGGACCTCGGTGAGAACGGCGGAAGCGGCCGTCGAGAAGCCGAGGCTGGCGAGTAACACGCCGAGCATCACGGGCGTCTTCTGTCGCATGATGTCTTTCTCTCTTTGGGTATCGATGGGTTTGCTGTGGTTGCGCTCTGCAACAACGTGTCTGCTTGGGTCGGTGCTGCGTGAGGGAAGGACCGCAGGGCGCACTCGGTCTCAGTCGTCTGCCCCCGCTCAGCGGCTCGGAATATGGGCAAGGCCCGAGGCGAATCCGGCTCGTCGGCATGGCGGCCCGATCGCACTTCCATGACGATTCCGTGAGTACCGGGGGTGCCGCGGCGGTCCTGCTCGGGCAGGAACCCGCGCAGCGCTCGACCCGGCGGCCACTCCAAGAGCGCCGCTACTCGACGCCGCCCAGCTCGATCTCGTAGGAGAGCGCGAAGGAGTAGTCGCGGCCCACCTTGAAGCGACGCTCCTCGATATCGACGACGGTCTGCTCGCGGTCGTAGAGGATGGCGCGTCGCGAGTCGGTGAGGTTCTTGGCGCTGCCCTTCACCGTGAAGATGCCGGGGATGTAGGGCACCGCGAATCCCTGGCTCACGACCAGATCGAGCTGGTAGAAGCTGTCCGTGTAGCGGTCGAGCTGGAAGGAGTCGAGCGCACCCGAGCTGTTGAAGTCGGTCGCGGCCGTCGAATCCAGCACGTCGCTGATCGCGAAGATCGACAGCGTCACCTTCGTCAGCCAGTCCGGGTGGTCGAAGCTGACGTCGGCGTTGGCGATCCACTCGGGCTGGTTCGTGAGGCGCCGCGTGCGCTCGTACTCGAAGAACTGCACCTGACCCGCCTCCTGGGGGCGCGCCTGGAAGAAGGGAACCAGCGCGCGGCGCAGCTCCGGCGGCTGCTCCACTTCGGCGTCGATGTAGGTGTAGTTGCCGCCGACCGAGAGCGCGTCGAGCACGCTGGTCACGACGTCGTTGCCGCGGTGCAGGGGCTCGAGGAGATCCGAGAAGACCCCTAGGGTGAGCCGCCCTTCCAGCTCGACGCCCAGCAGGTCGGCGTCCGAGGGGTTGTTGCGGAAGGTCCGGTACGTGTCGATCCCGATCCCGAACGGGTCGCGGACCGTCACGGTCTCGATCGGGTTCTCGATGTCCTTGATGAAGCCGCTGACCGCGAAGAGGTCGCCGTAGTCGTTCCAGGAGTACTCGAAGCGGAGGTCGTAGCTGGTCACTTCCGAAGGCTGGAGCTGGGGGTTGCCGAGCAGGATCTGGTCTTCGCCCGAGCGCAGCGAGGCGTAGTAGCCGAGTTCGCGGAAGGACGGCCGGGCCACGGTCTCCGAGTACCCCCCGCGCAGGACGAGCCCCTCGAGGAAGCCCGTCCAGCCAGCCGCCTGGCTCAGGGTGTCGAAGCGGTAGGTGAAGCCCAGGCTCGGCAGCGTGTAGAACTCGTCGATCTCGCCGTTCACCACCTCGTTGATGCGAGCGGCGTCGCGGTAGTCGACGAAGCCGGTCGCGGGATCGGGCGTCACGGTGATCCCCACGAGCTCGTCGTTGTTCACCAGCCCCGGAACCCCAGCAAAGGCCATCTCGTCCGTGATGCTCGGGTTGTCCAGTCGGTCGAAGAGCACGTACACGCTCGGGAAGATGATCGGCGCCTCGCCAGGCGCACACTGGTTGTCCGGGGTCGGTCTCAAATCGGTACACAACCCCGTGAACGGGTCGTTGTTCGACTCGATCCGCAGCTGCTCGAGGCGCACGCCGCCGAGCAGGTCCAGATCTTCGAAGAAGGTGAACTTGCCGCCGAAGTGACCGGCGAGGATCTCGCGCTCGCCTTCGCTGGTGCGAACGTCGAGGGGCGAGTCCAGCCCGACACCCCGAAAGACGCGTGAGCCCATCTCCTCGATCGTACGGCCCTGGATCGCGAAGATCGTTCCAGCGCCGAGCACTCCAGGCCTTCCCGGGACCGCCGAGAGGGTGTTGCTGAAGCGCGATTCGACGTCGCGCTCGGCGAACTCGTACCAGACGCCCGCATTCAGATTCACCACGAGGTCGGCGAGAGGCTCGAACGCGTACTCGAGATCGGCGCGCCCGAAGATCTGGTCCTCGTCGATCTCGTTGATGCCGAAGACGATGTCGGGCCGCGTCGAGAACTGGCCGGGCGTGAGCTGGTCGACCCGCAAGGGCAGCGACCCGGGCGGCAGAAACTCGATGAACTCGGCGTCGTCGGGCTCGAAGAAGGAGCGGACGTTGAACTGGGTCTCTTCCTGACGCGTGGTGGCGTAGTTGGCGGCCCAGTCCAGGCTCAGCCCCTCCAGGAACGGAATCTCGCCGAGGTCGTGCTCGCCGTTCAGCTGGTAGAGATCGAGCTCGCGCTCGCGGTCGAAGGTGCGCCCCTCGAAGACCGGCGCGTACCAGAGCTGGCCGCGGCCCACCGGGGTCGACGCATCCTCGCGTGCCTGTCCCACCCACTCCGAGAAGGCCACGCGGCCGATCAGCTCCTGGCTGACTGCCTCGTTAGCCGACCGTCCCCTCAACGGCGCGTAGATATCCGCGGGGAAGCGCCCGTTCTCGCGGCGCTCCACGCTCTCGTCGGCGCTCCGTGTCAGGAAGATCGTCGCGTCGACCTTGTGGAGCCCGTCCGTGTCGAGGTCGAGGCCGCCCGCGAAGAACCAGCTGGTGCGCTCCTGGCGCGTGCTCTGGGTGAGGTCCCAGAGCGCGCCGGGGAGGTTCAACTGGCCGAGCGCCAGATCGCCGCTGCGCGCCAGGCTCGGCGGAAAGTCGCGGAAGCGCGCGGGCTCGAAGTCCTGCTGCTGGCCGACCGTGGTCGAAAAGTCGAGCTCCTCGGAGTAGCTCGCCACGAGCCGGACCTCGCGGCCGAGCAGCTGCTGGCGCCCGCCGAGGAACGCGGACACGTCGTACTCGTTGGTGTCCGCGTCGTCGATCGAGCGTCCGATCGGTGACGGTCCGCCACCGCCGCCGTTCTCCTGGTACTCGAGGAACTCGCGCCGCGCGCGATCGTGGTAGCCACCGCCCCCCGACACCTTCATGGTCCAGGTGTCCGGGTAGCCCGACGTCGCGATGTCGACCGAGCCGCCCGACGAGTTGCTCGGCGACTCGGGCGCGAAGGTCTTCGCGATCTCCAGGCTCGAGACGATGTCCGACGGGAACAGGTCGAGCTGCACCGACTGGCGGTCCGGGTCGGGGCTTGGCACCGGCGCCCCGTTGAAGAGGGTGCTGCTGTAGCGCTCCTCGAGGCCGCGGATGATCGCGAACTGGCCCTCGACGATGTTCACGCCGGCCACGCGCTTGAGGGCGTCGGCGACGTCGCTGGCCGCGAACTTCGAGAGGTCCTCGGCGGAGAGGATGTTCAGCAGCTGGTCCGACTCGAGGCGCAGCTCGAGGGCCGCCATGATCTCGCCGACCGTCGACGCCTCGACGACGAAGGCCTCGAGATCGAGCACCTCCCCGCCCCCGGCGGCGTCGGTCGGAACCGGCGGCATCGGGAAGTCGGCGGTGTTGTCGACGCCCGCGACGACCTCGAACCCCTGCATCTTGGACGCCCGATAGCCCGACTTGATGAAGTCGAGGTCGTAGGTACCGGCGGGCAGCGCTCCGAACTCGTAGAAGCCGCCATCGTCGGACACGACGACGTCCTGACGGCGCTCGCTGCCGTCGCCGGTCGCCGGCCAGAGCACGATGATCGTGACGCCGCCGAGGGGGAGACCACTCGCGCCATCGAAGATCTGGCCCGAGATCGTCCCCTCGCCCGCCCCCGGCTCCGCAGAATCGTCCACGCGATCCTGGCCGATTCCGCCGAGCACGTCCTCGAGGTCGGCGTCCTGCGCGTAGCTGGTCGAGGCGCCTCCGATGGCCATCCCGAATGCCACCGCGAGGGCCAGAACGGCGATGCGCAGCGCGCGGCCGAAGGGCGCAACGGAGGGGAGATGCATCGCGGCGCACGCTACCGAGACGAATCAGCGCAGGATCGACGATTGCGTGAATGGCACGAGGCGATCGAGTGACGAAATGTGGGGGATCCGCCGGT from Myxococcota bacterium carries:
- a CDS encoding glycosyltransferase family 4 protein; this translates as MTALRIAFVALGFPPDVGGTELYNAEYARQLAARGHDLRLFTWSEGRPAERTADAAFDFPIQRVPLLRVGAGFSSSGLEVWLREVAPDVVFVSRASRLLERVVPVAYPFAPVVVSVHELGGKHTRRGPIGRWRVRRRYGLHGATRIVVNSQNTADRVATLRPNAPIEVVHPGVDTAAFTPDPSARAAAREKLGLGERPVLLTVSRIAANKGHVRVIEAMAQLRDAFPDLLYLIVGTGGEQAALEARAAALGLGSAVRFEGGVPDTREYYRAADCYVMPSGRTAPGKAGEGFGISYVEAGSSGLPVIASASGGGTEIVVDEHTGYLVDPHDVSALAGALRRVLADPERARAMGEVGRERCARFDWERGTDALEATLLRATGRQA
- a CDS encoding TonB-dependent receptor, producing the protein MHLPSVAPFGRALRIAVLALAVAFGMAIGGASTSYAQDADLEDVLGGIGQDRVDDSAEPGAGEGTISGQIFDGASGLPLGGVTIIVLWPATGDGSERRQDVVVSDDGGFYEFGALPAGTYDLDFIKSGYRASKMQGFEVVAGVDNTADFPMPPVPTDAAGGGEVLDLEAFVVEASTVGEIMAALELRLESDQLLNILSAEDLSKFAASDVADALKRVAGVNIVEGQFAIIRGLEERYSSTLFNGAPVPSPDPDRQSVQLDLFPSDIVSSLEIAKTFAPESPSNSSGGSVDIATSGYPDTWTMKVSGGGGYHDRARREFLEYQENGGGGGPSPIGRSIDDADTNEYDVSAFLGGRQQLLGREVRLVASYSEELDFSTTVGQQQDFEPARFRDFPPSLARSGDLALGQLNLPGALWDLTQSTRQERTSWFFAGGLDLDTDGLHKVDATIFLTRSADESVERRENGRFPADIYAPLRGRSANEAVSQELIGRVAFSEWVGQAREDASTPVGRGQLWYAPVFEGRTFDRERELDLYQLNGEHDLGEIPFLEGLSLDWAANYATTRQEETQFNVRSFFEPDDAEFIEFLPPGSLPLRVDQLTPGQFSTRPDIVFGINEIDEDQIFGRADLEYAFEPLADLVVNLNAGVWYEFAERDVESRFSNTLSAVPGRPGVLGAGTIFAIQGRTIEEMGSRVFRGVGLDSPLDVRTSEGEREILAGHFGGKFTFFEDLDLLGGVRLEQLRIESNNDPFTGLCTDLRPTPDNQCAPGEAPIIFPSVYVLFDRLDNPSITDEMAFAGVPGLVNNDELVGITVTPDPATGFVDYRDAARINEVVNGEIDEFYTLPSLGFTYRFDTLSQAAGWTGFLEGLVLRGGYSETVARPSFRELGYYASLRSGEDQILLGNPQLQPSEVTSYDLRFEYSWNDYGDLFAVSGFIKDIENPIETVTVRDPFGIGIDTYRTFRNNPSDADLLGVELEGRLTLGVFSDLLEPLHRGNDVVTSVLDALSVGGNYTYIDAEVEQPPELRRALVPFFQARPQEAGQVQFFEYERTRRLTNQPEWIANADVSFDHPDWLTKVTLSIFAISDVLDSTAATDFNSSGALDSFQLDRYTDSFYQLDLVVSQGFAVPYIPGIFTVKGSAKNLTDSRRAILYDREQTVVDIEERRFKVGRDYSFALSYEIELGGVE